In Monodelphis domestica isolate mMonDom1 chromosome 3, mMonDom1.pri, whole genome shotgun sequence, the following proteins share a genomic window:
- the LOC100618430 gene encoding zinc finger protein 420-like: MALERDRLPVQEVVTFQDVAVDFTREEWCLLSPSQKELYKEVMLENARNLLTVGLPAPPEKVVSYMEQSDVPWMLEEEGLRIWYPEGENRSEIMANPTEVSFPVEEVNLQTPISDAPDNFASRVFSVVSQNSCYIEHQRMHPVEKSSEKNQCGKTFMHRASLSGHQRIHTGEEIYEYKQCGKTFIVSSSLARQQKMHTGEKPYECKQCGKAFSHRTTVVQHQRMHTGEKPYECKQCGKALSQRSSLAAHQRMHTGEKPYECKQCGKAFSHSFLFAIHQRMHTGEKPYECKQCGKAFRNSSHLGRHQRTHSGEKPYECKQCGKAFRYISYLAIHQRTHTGEKPHDCKQCGKAFSQRSGLVKHQSIHTGEKPYVCKQCGKAFNQNCDLVTHQRIHTGEKPYECKKCGKAFSKRSYVAIHQRTHTGTKPYECKQCGKAFNYSSHLGRHQRIHTGEKPYDCNQCGKEFNQRSSLAKHQKVHSGERPYDCKQRGKVFSQDSHLVQHQRMHNGEKPYECKQCGKAFRNSSHLGRHQRTHSGEKPYECKQCGKAFSDSSRLATHQRMHTGEKPYDCKQCGKAFSDRSYLAIHQRTHTGEKPYDCKQCGKAFSQRSGLVQHQRIHTGEKPYVCKQCGKAFKQISDLGTHQKIHTGEKPYECKQCGKTFVKRSYVAKHQRTHTGEKPYECKQCGKGFRQKSSLVKHQRMHTGEKPYECKQCGKAFNWRPHLTRHQRTHTGEKPYECKQCGKAFSQKSGLVKHQRTHTGEKPYECKQCGKAFSQKFSLVKHQRMHTGENPYEYNQGGETFSWNSHLAVHQ, from the exons GAGGTGGTGACGttccaggatgtggctgtggacttcactcGGGAGGAGTGGTGCCTCTTGTCCCCttcccagaaggagctgtacaaggaggtgatgctggagaatgcccgGAACCTGCTAACAGTGG GACTTCCAGCTCCCCCAGAAAAAGTGGTGTCTTATATGGAGCAGAGTGATGTCCCATGGATGCTGGAGGAAGAAGGTCTTAGGATCTGGTACCCAg aaggAGAAAACAGATCTGAAATTATGGCGAATCCAACAGAGGTAAGCTTTCCTGTGGAAGAAGTGAACCTACAAACACCAATTAGTGATGCTCCTGATAACTTTGCTTCCAGGGTATTCAGTGTCGTATCTCAAAATTCATGTTAtattgaacatcaaagaatgcATCCTGTGGAAAAATCTAGTGAAAAgaatcagtgtggaaagacttttatgcacAGGGCCAGTCTTTctggacatcagagaatccacactggtgagGAAATTTATGAAtacaagcaatgtggaaagacattcattgTGAGCTCCAGTCTTGCTAGACAGCAGAaaatgcacactggggagaaaccttatgaatgcaagcaatgtggaaaggcattcagtcacAGGACCACTGTTGTAcaacatcagagaatgcacactggggagaaaccttatgaatgcaagcaatgtggaaaggcattgaGTCAGAGGTCcagtcttgctgcacatcagagaatgcacactggggagaaaccttatgaatgcaagcaatgtggaaaagcATTCAGTCACAGCTTCCTTtttgctatacatcagagaatgcacactggggagaaaccttatgaatgcaagcaatgtggaaaagcATTCCGTAACAGCTCCCATCTTGGTAGACACCAGAGAACGCACAGtggggaaaaaccttatgaatgcaaacaatgtggaaaagcATTCAGGTACATCTCCTatcttgctatacatcagagaacgcacactggggagaaacctcatgattgcaagcaatgtggaaaggcatttagTCAAAGGTCCGGTCTTGTGAAACATCAGAgtattcacactggggagaaaccttatgtatgcaagcaatgtggaaaggcattcaatCAAAATTGCGATCTTGTAACACATCAGAGAatacacactggggagaaaccgtATGAATGCAagaaatgtggaaaggcattcagtaaGAGGTCCTATgttgctatacatcagagaacACACACTGGCacgaaaccttatgaatgcaagcaatgtggaaaagcATTCAATTACAGCTCCCATCTTGGTAGACACCAGAGAatacacactggggagaaaccttatgattgcaaccaatgtggaaaggAATTCAATCAGAGGTCCAGTCTTGCTAAACACCAGAAAGTGCACAGTGGGGAGAGACCTTATGATTGCAAGCAACGTGGAAAGGTATTCAGTCAAGACTCCCATCTTGTACAACACCAGAGAATGCATaatggtgagaaaccttatgaatgcaagcaatgtggaaaagcATTCCGTAACAGCTCACATCTTGGTAGACACCAGAGAACGCACAGtggggaaaaaccttatgaatgcaaacaatgtggaaaagcATTCAGTGACAGCTCCCGtcttgctacacatcagagaatgcatactggggagaaaccttatgattgcaagcaatgtggaaaagcATTCAGTGACAGGTCCTatcttgctatacatcagagaacgcacactggggagaaaccttatgattgcaagcaatgtggaaaggcattcagtcaaAGGTCCGGTCTTGtgcaacatcagagaattcacactggggagaaaccttatgtatgcaagcaatgtggaaaggcattcaagCAAATTTCCGATCTTGGAACACATCAGAAAatacacactggggagaaaccttatgaatgtaagcagtgtggaaagacattcgtTAAGAGGTCCTATgttgctaaacatcagagaacgcacactggggaaaaaccttatgaatgcaagcaatgtggaaagggaTTCCGTCAGAAATCCAGTCTTGTgaaacatcagagaatgcacactggggaaaaaccttatgaatgcaagcaatgtggaaaggcattcaatTGGAGGCCCCATCTTACTAGACACCAGAGAACGCACACTGGGGAAaagccttatgaatgcaagcaatgtggaaaggcattcagtcagAAATCCGGTCTTGTGAAACATCAGAGAACGCACACTGGGGAAaagccttatgaatgcaagcaatgtggaaaggcattcagtcagAAATTCAGTCTTGTgaaacatcagagaatgcacactggggagaatcCTTATGAATATAACCAAGGTGGGGAGACATTCAGTTGGAActcccatcttgctgtacatcagtaA